The proteins below come from a single Magallana gigas chromosome 10, xbMagGiga1.1, whole genome shotgun sequence genomic window:
- the LOC105336192 gene encoding coiled-coil domain-containing protein 34 isoform X2: MNTRPRPVTATVTKPKWMEPHVIPRRSRSLESNGSTASLTSVLDHDSYESPDLSEDEWEREELRRNVENEEKTIQQDRRTARNRGSYKARASSAKSQDRVKFQRKNRITAHQKDRLADYDTTSGHSENMDTGLSPWEQWLIQKTKEERVKKQQMKKHKVEVREQKEQKAKERQQKEEKAEEKRSEWLKQKNYEESLRKKLEKQRIQTETEIKAQQNMITKMKAERKFEEWKEKKEMMEREKKEQELQKKRDIELAEKCKKIKAQQKYEEWLRSAKDRPKSSQSFGYSGGKLTGYHDTGAYPAPTFYNPIPWHPIPIPKTQKTERPKSRTRSKKYVWNPQKYF, translated from the exons ATGAACACTAGACCGCGCCCAGTCACTGCAACAGTCACCAAACCAAAATGGATGGAGCCTCACGTGATTCCCCGGAGGTCAAGGTCGCTAGAGTCCAATGGATCCACAGCTTCCTTGACCTCTGTCCTTGATCACGACAGTTACGAGAGTCCCGACCTCAGTGAGGATGAGTGGGAGAGGGAGGAACTAAGGAGGAATGTGGAAAACGAGGAAAAAACCATACAGCAGGATCGCAGAACCGCCCGAAACCGGGGCTCGTACAAAGCGAGGGCATCATCAGCAAAGAGTCAGGATAGGGTCAAATTTCAGCGCAAAAATCGCATCACTGCACACCAGAAAGACAG GTTAGCTGATTATGACACAACATCAGGACACAGTGAAAACATGGACACTGGCTTGTCACCATGGGAACAATGGCTGATACAGAAAACGAAGGAAGAGCGAGTGAAAAAACAGCAAATGAAGAAGCATAAAGTAGAAGTCCGAGAGCAAAAAGAACAGAAAGCGAAGGAAAGACAGCAGAAAGAAGAAAAGGCGGAGGAGAAACGCTCTGAGTGGCTGAAACAGAAAAACTATGAGGAATCATTACGGAAGAAACTGGAAAAGCAGCGGATACAAACAGAAACTGAGATAAAGGCTCAGCAAAATATG ATAACTAAAATGAAAGCAGAGAGAAAATTTGAAGAATGGAAAGAGAAGAAAGAAATGATGGAAAGAGAAAAGAAAGAACAAGAACTTCAGAAGAAAAGAGATATTGAGTTAGCagaaaaatgtaagaaaatcaAGGCGCAGCAGAAATATGAGGAATGGCTGAGGAGTGCAAAAGACCGTCCAAAGTCATCGCAAAGCTTCGGTTACTCAGGTGGAAAATTAACAG GTTACCATGACACCGGAGCATACCCAGCGCCAACATTTTACAACCCCATTCCTTGGCATCCAATCCCTATTCCAAAGACTCAGAAGACAGAACGACCAAAATCTCGAACCCGATCGAAAAAGTATGTCTGGAACCCGCAGAAATATTTTTGA
- the LOC105320403 gene encoding myeloperoxidase isoform X2: MVWTFLLRTSAILLQTCLLLQTCLPVVKSTDKVSVDDIVAQAIDNGYRYVSFERTCTNIDDQVLPRDEKQLFTFIRKQTFSEGLTSDAGRLYIAINKELVKLSGKNITQLVRSKAYRDSFARQFCRRSSLRCSEFVRSPYRSADGRCNNLLYPTLGSRGATQSRYLPPKYEDGITQPRNLSGTGKPLLSPRLISNEMFQGPHPGKPTPKDRKLSLMTFTWGQFMIHDVVLTPVSTNEDGEELKCCDEDADHLDCLPIDIPPDDPHFRGRQNCMSFSRSIPAESYDGCAPGHREQVNRLTSFIDAGNVYGDSLLSHALLNAPHGYLNTTKYNLLPPGGVCKTLSNDRDHCPIAGDERVSENPALGGMHVLWVRLHNQIVRQLAKNKSWSSYKIFQETRKILGAMMQLITYKHYLPKILSPRTIARRNLSLKEHGYETRYDQEIDPSVKNVVAAAVFRFGHSMIPPEMGYLFHDMTRRTFKLEDTLLDPHLVVTQRGVYLPDLIRFVLRNSSRLVDREIESAVRNNLFVDNQGLSFDLGAFNIQRGRDHGLPPYADWRKHCGLSVPTTFEHLEDHDIHTREKLSNVYELVTDIDVFVGGLSELPEEGSVLGPVFNCLIGKQFRDLKFGDRYWFENPGVGGFTPGKQ; the protein is encoded by the exons ATGGTTTGGACTTTCTTACTGAGGACATCCGCGATCCTGTTACAGACATGTCTGTTGTTACAGACATGTCTGCCAGTGGTCAAATCAACGGACAAAGTGTCCGTAGATGACATTGTGGCTCAGGCTATAGATAATGGCTACCGATACGTCAGTTTCGAGAGGACATGCACCAATATAGACGATCAGG taCTTCCAAGGGATGAAAAACAACTTTTCACTTTCATAAGAAAACAGACCTTTTCTGAAGGATTGACCTCGGATGCTGGAAGACTGTACATAGCAATAAACAAAGAACTTGTAAAATT GTCTGGCAAAAACATAACACAGTTAGTCAGATCAAAGGCCTATCGGGACTCCTTTGCTCGACAGTTCTGTCGACGATCATCCctgaggtgttccgagtttgtCCGGTCGCCATACCGCTCTGCCGACGGTCGCTGTAACAACCTCCTGTACCCCACCCTTGGATCACGTGGTGCCACTCAATCCCGATATCTTCCACCCAAGTACGAGGACG GAATTACACAACCACGGAACCTATCGGGAACTGGGAAGCCATTGCTGAGTCCACGCCTGATCAGTAACGAAATGTTCCAGGGACCGCATCCAGGGAAGCCCACCCCCAAGGACAGAAAACTGTCTCTGATGACCTTCACCTGGGGTCAGTTCATGATCCATGACGTCGTTCTGACTCCCGTGTCAACCA atgaGGATGGAGAGGAACTTAAATGCTGTGACGAAGATGCTGACCA TCTGGACTGCCTGCCGATCGACATTCCCCCGGACGACCCCCATTTCAGAGGACGACAGAACTGTATGTCCTTCTCTCGCTCCATTCCTGCAGAGTCCTACGACGGATGTGCCCCTG gacATAGGGAGCAGGTGAATCGTCTGACGTCATTCATAGACGCTGGAAACGTGTACGGCGATAGTCTGCTATCTCATGCTCTTCTGAATGCACCACATg GATATTTGAACACGACGAAGTATAATTTACTTCCACCAGGAGGCGTTTGCAAAACTTTAAGCAACGATAGAGACCACTGCCCAATAGCAG GTGACGAACGCGTGAGTGAGAATCCGGCCCTGGGAGGGATGCACGTGCTGTGGGTCAGGCTCCACAACCAGATTGTCCGGCAGCTGGCCAAAAATAAGTCTTGGTCTTCATATAAAATAttccaagagactcgtaaaatCCTAGGCGCCATGATGCAGTTAATCACTTATAAACATTACTTACCTAAGATATTGTCACCACGGACCATTGCAAG GCGCAATCTTAGCCTGAAGGAGCATGGTTACGAGACCAGATACGACCAGGAGATCGATCCTTCTGTGAAGAACGTGGTCGCAGCGGCGGTCTTCCGATTCGGTCATTCAATG ATTCCCCCGGAAATGGGCTACCTGTTTCACGACATGACGAGGCGGACCTTTAAGCTGGAGGACACTCTCCTTGACCCACATCTAGTGGTCACTCAGAGGGGGGTCTACCTCCCCGACCTCATCCGATTTGTGCTGAGGAACAGTTCTAGACTCGTGGACAG AGAAATCGAGTCGGCAGTTCGGAACAATCTATTTGTCGACAATCAGGGCCTGAGCTTTGACCTGGGGGCCTTCAACATACAGAGAGGGCGGGATCACGGACTACCTCCTTACGCGGACTGGAGGAAGCACTGCGGCCTCAGTGTACCAACCACTTTTGAGCATCTGGAGGATCATGATATTCATACGCGAGAAAAACTATCAAATGTTTACGA ATTGGTGACGGACATTGACGTTTTTGTCGGGGGACTGTCGGAACTTCCGGAGGAGGGCAGCGTTCTTGGTCCGGTCTTTAACTGTCTGATCGGGAAGCAGTTCCGGGACCTGAAGTTTGGAGATAGATACTGGTTTGAGAACCCTGGAGTTGGGGGATTCACCCCAGGTAAGCAGTAG
- the LOC105336192 gene encoding coiled-coil domain-containing protein 34 isoform X1, protein MNTRPRPVTATVTKPKWMEPHVIPRRSRSLESNGSTASLTSVLDHDSYESPDLSEDEWEREELRRNVENEEKTIQQDRRTARNRGSYKARASSAKSQDRVKFQRKNRITAHQKDRLADYDTTSGHSENMDTGLSPWEQWLIQKTKEERVKKQQMKKHKVEVREQKEQKAKERQQKEEKAEEKRSEWLKQKNYEESLRKKLEKQRIQTETEIKAQQNMITKMKAERKFEEWKEKKEMMEREKKEQELQKKRDIELAEKCKKIKAQQKYEEWLRSAKDRPKSSQSFGYSGGKLTEVHVQHSTWSYHDTGAYPAPTFYNPIPWHPIPIPKTQKTERPKSRTRSKKYVWNPQKYF, encoded by the exons ATGAACACTAGACCGCGCCCAGTCACTGCAACAGTCACCAAACCAAAATGGATGGAGCCTCACGTGATTCCCCGGAGGTCAAGGTCGCTAGAGTCCAATGGATCCACAGCTTCCTTGACCTCTGTCCTTGATCACGACAGTTACGAGAGTCCCGACCTCAGTGAGGATGAGTGGGAGAGGGAGGAACTAAGGAGGAATGTGGAAAACGAGGAAAAAACCATACAGCAGGATCGCAGAACCGCCCGAAACCGGGGCTCGTACAAAGCGAGGGCATCATCAGCAAAGAGTCAGGATAGGGTCAAATTTCAGCGCAAAAATCGCATCACTGCACACCAGAAAGACAG GTTAGCTGATTATGACACAACATCAGGACACAGTGAAAACATGGACACTGGCTTGTCACCATGGGAACAATGGCTGATACAGAAAACGAAGGAAGAGCGAGTGAAAAAACAGCAAATGAAGAAGCATAAAGTAGAAGTCCGAGAGCAAAAAGAACAGAAAGCGAAGGAAAGACAGCAGAAAGAAGAAAAGGCGGAGGAGAAACGCTCTGAGTGGCTGAAACAGAAAAACTATGAGGAATCATTACGGAAGAAACTGGAAAAGCAGCGGATACAAACAGAAACTGAGATAAAGGCTCAGCAAAATATG ATAACTAAAATGAAAGCAGAGAGAAAATTTGAAGAATGGAAAGAGAAGAAAGAAATGATGGAAAGAGAAAAGAAAGAACAAGAACTTCAGAAGAAAAGAGATATTGAGTTAGCagaaaaatgtaagaaaatcaAGGCGCAGCAGAAATATGAGGAATGGCTGAGGAGTGCAAAAGACCGTCCAAAGTCATCGCAAAGCTTCGGTTACTCAGGTGGAAAATTAACAG AAGTACACGTACAACATTCAACATGGA GTTACCATGACACCGGAGCATACCCAGCGCCAACATTTTACAACCCCATTCCTTGGCATCCAATCCCTATTCCAAAGACTCAGAAGACAGAACGACCAAAATCTCGAACCCGATCGAAAAAGTATGTCTGGAACCCGCAGAAATATTTTTGA
- the LOC105336082 gene encoding poly [ADP-ribose] polymerase tankyrase-1, protein MASIREKLLEAIKAGKPEQVRAALKTADGSTPLRSATGESPLHEAVRLCATPEVFKILLEGIADFSARNIDGQTVADLVFSAENLDPDYETILVNHVKAWILRGRVDELEKLLLSGWVFWPVSVDQAKNVSAELCDFVSKIRDVQEKVAELHKAIEDGNTRDVKQLLDRKKFILAADRTGLPPFHKAVVTGYGEMVEWFIQEFKFAIEHKDNMGRTVLHYAAGLPDAGYIYSMLTNAGAKEDAVDLEGRTPRDYYDNTQLIEITKVRQRIQDILSSPIPEPKLATSGSHHMYISTNLKTKRVPPPTTIDGKYVAEHLGTALTLALAEIADCRPWDPIEYLGQWLYKYRENRNYIEKQEQLMREIREEEKQTAAAEKERERIREEQKSIMEAERLEREREEEEKRRKEKEELQRQAREMDALAQRPNLDTVKEESEEEANGKDKQGQTELHKLAAQEGADLTALLNLGYNLAERDISCKTPRDVAVESGVQDNINAIDNFIRGLVEKGKFNLVEQLLLDGYTEFQPIINKLSSETQTEEVKNFLQSIPQVQSKITNLIQAVHQGDLTTVQEQLDKKMSMVKDKTGQSPLHKAVIRQHRDITEHIVTAYPDTVKCKDQLNRTPYHYAMGLPNVDIQTLLLSNGADENAKDVYQRVPSYYKENPTEIQAIAKETLTSSPNQMSENQEKAQDGGDQSTETTDTAQKEAKENQENTEQTTVSEQAPNQSESTENPVTSTS, encoded by the exons ATGGCATCAATTAGGGAAAAACTGCTGGAGGCCATTAAAGCCGGTAAACCGGAGCAAGTGCGCGCAGCATTGAAAACAGCAGACGGATCCACTCCTCTTAGATCCGCTACGGGAGAATCCCCGCTCCACGAGGCAGTCCGCCTCTGTGCTACCCCCGAGGTCTTCAAAATCCTCTTGGAGGGCATCGCCGACTTTTCGGCCCGAAATATCGATGGCCAAACAGTGGCGGATCTAGTTTTTTCAGCCGAAAACTTAGATCCAGATTACGAGACTATTCTTGTGAACCACGTCAAGGCGTGGATCTTGAGAGGTCGAGTGGATGAGCTGGAGAAACTGCTGCTGTCCGGTTGGGTGTTCTGGCCGGTGTCTGTTGACCAGGCAAAAAATGTCTCCGCCGAGTTGTGTGATTTCGTTTCAAAAATCCGCGATGTTCAG GAGAAAGTGGCAGAATTACACAAGGCGATAGAGGACGGTAACACACGAGATGTAAAGCAGTTACTGGACCGGAAGAAGTTTATCCTGGCGGCGGACCGGACGGGCCTCCCCCCTTTCCACAAGGCCGTGGTGACGGGGTACGGGGAGATGGTGGAATGGTTCATTCAGGAATTCAAATTCGCCATTGAACACAAAGATAAC ATGGGACGAACGGTGCTTCATTACGCTGCAGGTCTACCCGACGCTGGCTACATCTACTCTATGCTCACAAATGCCGGTGCAAAAGAAGATGCCGTGGATTTG GAAGGTCGCACACCACGTGATTACTATGACAACACACAGCTCATTGAAATTACAAAAGTCCGTCAAAGAATACAGGACATATTATCCAGTCCAATTCCGGAACCAAAACTGGCTACTTCCGGTTCGCATCATATGTACATCTCTACTAACCTCAAAACGAAACGTGTTCCCCCACCCACTACAATAGACGGTAAATACGTAGCAGAGCACTTAGGAACGGCCTTGACCCTGGCTTTAGCTGAAATAGCCGACTGTCGACCTTGGGATCCAATAGAGTACTTGGGACAGTGGCTATACAAGTACCGCGAGAACAGGAATTACATTGAAAAG CAAGAGCAATTGATGCGAGAGATTCGAGAGGAGGAGAAGCAGACGGCAGCCGCGGAGAAGGAACGGGAGCGGATCAGAGAGGAGCAGAAATCCATCATGGAGGCGGAGCGACTGGAGCGGGAGAGGGAGGAGGAAGAAAAGAGACGGAAGGAGAAGGAGGAGCTACAGAGACA GGCAAGAGAAATGGATGCTCTAGCCCAGAGGCCAAACCTGGATACTGTGAAGGAGGAGAGTGAGGAGGAGGCCAATGGAAAAGACAAGCAGGGACAGACAGAGCTACACAAATTGGCAGCTCAAGAAG GTGCGGACCTGACAGCTTTGCTGAATCTTGGGTACAACTTGGCTGAGAGGGACATTTCCTGCAAGACTCCACGAGATGTTGCTGTGGAGAGTGGTGTTCAGGACAATATTAATGCAATCG ataaCTTTATAAGAGGACTGGTAGAAAAAGGAAAGTTCAATTTGGTAGAACAATTGCTGTTGGATGGTTACACAGAATTTCAGCCAATCATAAACAAGCTTAGTTCCGAGACTCAAACTGAAGAAGTCAAAAACTTTCTACAGTCCATTCCTCAAGTCCAG TCCAAGATAACCAATCTGATTCAAGCAGTGCATCAGGGGGACCTGACAACTGTTCAGGAGCAGCTAGACAAGAAAATGTCTATGGTGAAAGACAAGACAGGCCAAAGTCCTCTACACAAAGCAGTGATCAGACAGCATAGAGATATCACAGAGCATATTGTGACAGCATACCCCGACACAGTCAAATGTAAAGATCAG TTGAACAGAACTCCATACCATTATGCTATGGGACTGCCAAATGTGGACATTCAAACATTGCTCTTGTCGAATGGAGCAGATGAAAATGCCAAAGATGTG TACCAAAGAGTTCCTTCATACTACAAAGAAAACCCTACAGAAATTCAAGCAATAGCCAAAGAAACCTTAACATCATCACCCAACCAAATGTCTGAGAACCAAGAAAAGGCACAGGATGGCGGGGACCAGTCAACAGAAACAACAGATACAGCACAGAAAGAAGCAAAAGAGAATCAAGAGAACACGGAACAAACCACTGTGTCGGAACAAGCACCAAACCAAAGCGAAAGCACGGAAAATCCAGTCACTTCAACTTCTTAA
- the LOC105320403 gene encoding myeloperoxidase isoform X3 — MFQGPHPGKPTPKDRKLSLMTFTWGQFMIHDVVLTPVSTNEDGEELKCCDEDADHLDCLPIDIPPDDPHFRGRQNCMSFSRSIPAESYDGCAPGHREQVNRLTSFIDAGNVYGDSLLSHALLNAPHGYLNTTKYNLLPPGGVCKTLSNDRDHCPIAGDERVSENPALGGMHVLWVRLHNQIVRQLAKNKSWSSYKIFQETRKILGAMMQLITYKHYLPKILSPRTIARRNLSLKEHGYETRYDQEIDPSVKNVVAAAVFRFGHSMIPPEMGYLFHDMTRRTFKLEDTLLDPHLVVTQRGVYLPDLIRFVLRNSSRLVDREIESAVRNNLFVDNQGLSFDLGAFNIQRGRDHGLPPYADWRKHCGLSVPTTFEHLEDHDIHTREKLSNVYELVTDIDVFVGGLSELPEEGSVLGPVFNCLIGKQFRDLKFGDRYWFENPGVGGFTPDQLKVIRSVTLASVICSVLDIGEIQRDAFEIQHKGNPLVSCKKIPKLNFEAWKK; from the exons ATGTTCCAGGGACCGCATCCAGGGAAGCCCACCCCCAAGGACAGAAAACTGTCTCTGATGACCTTCACCTGGGGTCAGTTCATGATCCATGACGTCGTTCTGACTCCCGTGTCAACCA atgaGGATGGAGAGGAACTTAAATGCTGTGACGAAGATGCTGACCA TCTGGACTGCCTGCCGATCGACATTCCCCCGGACGACCCCCATTTCAGAGGACGACAGAACTGTATGTCCTTCTCTCGCTCCATTCCTGCAGAGTCCTACGACGGATGTGCCCCTG gacATAGGGAGCAGGTGAATCGTCTGACGTCATTCATAGACGCTGGAAACGTGTACGGCGATAGTCTGCTATCTCATGCTCTTCTGAATGCACCACATg GATATTTGAACACGACGAAGTATAATTTACTTCCACCAGGAGGCGTTTGCAAAACTTTAAGCAACGATAGAGACCACTGCCCAATAGCAG GTGACGAACGCGTGAGTGAGAATCCGGCCCTGGGAGGGATGCACGTGCTGTGGGTCAGGCTCCACAACCAGATTGTCCGGCAGCTGGCCAAAAATAAGTCTTGGTCTTCATATAAAATAttccaagagactcgtaaaatCCTAGGCGCCATGATGCAGTTAATCACTTATAAACATTACTTACCTAAGATATTGTCACCACGGACCATTGCAAG GCGCAATCTTAGCCTGAAGGAGCATGGTTACGAGACCAGATACGACCAGGAGATCGATCCTTCTGTGAAGAACGTGGTCGCAGCGGCGGTCTTCCGATTCGGTCATTCAATG ATTCCCCCGGAAATGGGCTACCTGTTTCACGACATGACGAGGCGGACCTTTAAGCTGGAGGACACTCTCCTTGACCCACATCTAGTGGTCACTCAGAGGGGGGTCTACCTCCCCGACCTCATCCGATTTGTGCTGAGGAACAGTTCTAGACTCGTGGACAG AGAAATCGAGTCGGCAGTTCGGAACAATCTATTTGTCGACAATCAGGGCCTGAGCTTTGACCTGGGGGCCTTCAACATACAGAGAGGGCGGGATCACGGACTACCTCCTTACGCGGACTGGAGGAAGCACTGCGGCCTCAGTGTACCAACCACTTTTGAGCATCTGGAGGATCATGATATTCATACGCGAGAAAAACTATCAAATGTTTACGA ATTGGTGACGGACATTGACGTTTTTGTCGGGGGACTGTCGGAACTTCCGGAGGAGGGCAGCGTTCTTGGTCCGGTCTTTAACTGTCTGATCGGGAAGCAGTTCCGGGACCTGAAGTTTGGAGATAGATACTGGTTTGAGAACCCTGGAGTTGGGGGATTCACCCCAG ATCAGCTCAAGGTCATTCGTAGTGTGACCTTGGCCTCCGTCATCTGCAGTGTACTAGACATAGGAGAAATCCAGAGGGACGCGTTTGAAATCCAACACAAAGG AAACCCACTTGTTTCCTGCAAGAAGATTCCAAAACTAAACTTTGAAGCAtggaaaaaatag
- the LOC105320403 gene encoding peroxidasin isoform X1: protein MVWTFLLRTSAILLQTCLLLQTCLPVVKSTDKVSVDDIVAQAIDNGYRYVSFERTCTNIDDQVLPRDEKQLFTFIRKQTFSEGLTSDAGRLYIAINKELVKLSGKNITQLVRSKAYRDSFARQFCRRSSLRCSEFVRSPYRSADGRCNNLLYPTLGSRGATQSRYLPPKYEDGITQPRNLSGTGKPLLSPRLISNEMFQGPHPGKPTPKDRKLSLMTFTWGQFMIHDVVLTPVSTNEDGEELKCCDEDADHLDCLPIDIPPDDPHFRGRQNCMSFSRSIPAESYDGCAPGHREQVNRLTSFIDAGNVYGDSLLSHALLNAPHGYLNTTKYNLLPPGGVCKTLSNDRDHCPIAGDERVSENPALGGMHVLWVRLHNQIVRQLAKNKSWSSYKIFQETRKILGAMMQLITYKHYLPKILSPRTIARRNLSLKEHGYETRYDQEIDPSVKNVVAAAVFRFGHSMIPPEMGYLFHDMTRRTFKLEDTLLDPHLVVTQRGVYLPDLIRFVLRNSSRLVDREIESAVRNNLFVDNQGLSFDLGAFNIQRGRDHGLPPYADWRKHCGLSVPTTFEHLEDHDIHTREKLSNVYELVTDIDVFVGGLSELPEEGSVLGPVFNCLIGKQFRDLKFGDRYWFENPGVGGFTPDQLKVIRSVTLASVICSVLDIGEIQRDAFEIQHKGNPLVSCKKIPKLNFEAWKK from the exons ATGGTTTGGACTTTCTTACTGAGGACATCCGCGATCCTGTTACAGACATGTCTGTTGTTACAGACATGTCTGCCAGTGGTCAAATCAACGGACAAAGTGTCCGTAGATGACATTGTGGCTCAGGCTATAGATAATGGCTACCGATACGTCAGTTTCGAGAGGACATGCACCAATATAGACGATCAGG taCTTCCAAGGGATGAAAAACAACTTTTCACTTTCATAAGAAAACAGACCTTTTCTGAAGGATTGACCTCGGATGCTGGAAGACTGTACATAGCAATAAACAAAGAACTTGTAAAATT GTCTGGCAAAAACATAACACAGTTAGTCAGATCAAAGGCCTATCGGGACTCCTTTGCTCGACAGTTCTGTCGACGATCATCCctgaggtgttccgagtttgtCCGGTCGCCATACCGCTCTGCCGACGGTCGCTGTAACAACCTCCTGTACCCCACCCTTGGATCACGTGGTGCCACTCAATCCCGATATCTTCCACCCAAGTACGAGGACG GAATTACACAACCACGGAACCTATCGGGAACTGGGAAGCCATTGCTGAGTCCACGCCTGATCAGTAACGAAATGTTCCAGGGACCGCATCCAGGGAAGCCCACCCCCAAGGACAGAAAACTGTCTCTGATGACCTTCACCTGGGGTCAGTTCATGATCCATGACGTCGTTCTGACTCCCGTGTCAACCA atgaGGATGGAGAGGAACTTAAATGCTGTGACGAAGATGCTGACCA TCTGGACTGCCTGCCGATCGACATTCCCCCGGACGACCCCCATTTCAGAGGACGACAGAACTGTATGTCCTTCTCTCGCTCCATTCCTGCAGAGTCCTACGACGGATGTGCCCCTG gacATAGGGAGCAGGTGAATCGTCTGACGTCATTCATAGACGCTGGAAACGTGTACGGCGATAGTCTGCTATCTCATGCTCTTCTGAATGCACCACATg GATATTTGAACACGACGAAGTATAATTTACTTCCACCAGGAGGCGTTTGCAAAACTTTAAGCAACGATAGAGACCACTGCCCAATAGCAG GTGACGAACGCGTGAGTGAGAATCCGGCCCTGGGAGGGATGCACGTGCTGTGGGTCAGGCTCCACAACCAGATTGTCCGGCAGCTGGCCAAAAATAAGTCTTGGTCTTCATATAAAATAttccaagagactcgtaaaatCCTAGGCGCCATGATGCAGTTAATCACTTATAAACATTACTTACCTAAGATATTGTCACCACGGACCATTGCAAG GCGCAATCTTAGCCTGAAGGAGCATGGTTACGAGACCAGATACGACCAGGAGATCGATCCTTCTGTGAAGAACGTGGTCGCAGCGGCGGTCTTCCGATTCGGTCATTCAATG ATTCCCCCGGAAATGGGCTACCTGTTTCACGACATGACGAGGCGGACCTTTAAGCTGGAGGACACTCTCCTTGACCCACATCTAGTGGTCACTCAGAGGGGGGTCTACCTCCCCGACCTCATCCGATTTGTGCTGAGGAACAGTTCTAGACTCGTGGACAG AGAAATCGAGTCGGCAGTTCGGAACAATCTATTTGTCGACAATCAGGGCCTGAGCTTTGACCTGGGGGCCTTCAACATACAGAGAGGGCGGGATCACGGACTACCTCCTTACGCGGACTGGAGGAAGCACTGCGGCCTCAGTGTACCAACCACTTTTGAGCATCTGGAGGATCATGATATTCATACGCGAGAAAAACTATCAAATGTTTACGA ATTGGTGACGGACATTGACGTTTTTGTCGGGGGACTGTCGGAACTTCCGGAGGAGGGCAGCGTTCTTGGTCCGGTCTTTAACTGTCTGATCGGGAAGCAGTTCCGGGACCTGAAGTTTGGAGATAGATACTGGTTTGAGAACCCTGGAGTTGGGGGATTCACCCCAG ATCAGCTCAAGGTCATTCGTAGTGTGACCTTGGCCTCCGTCATCTGCAGTGTACTAGACATAGGAGAAATCCAGAGGGACGCGTTTGAAATCCAACACAAAGG AAACCCACTTGTTTCCTGCAAGAAGATTCCAAAACTAAACTTTGAAGCAtggaaaaaatag